In Hylaeus volcanicus isolate JK05 unplaced genomic scaffold, UHH_iyHylVolc1.0_haploid 12237, whole genome shotgun sequence, the genomic stretch taataaatccATTATCGAATATCAAATATCTGCCCTTACTAAGGtaaggaaaattatatttttttaacacactTTCAccataatatttgcaaatgtgggcattttttattttctattactaGGTTAACGTGACCCATGTTATCTTAGCTGTGTCTTATCAACCTGAGTTTATAGAAACAAATTTGGAAGACTTAAGGCGAAAAGTAATTTGTTTTGCTAAAAGTCATAGATCCATGCATCTTTCAATCTCAATTGTagtttaatattgaaataaccTGTTCGGTTGAGGAGATACCTTTAGGAACCGCAGGCCCTATAAGCCTTGCCGAGAAATTATTAAGCGTAAGTCCTCATGAGTATTTCTTCGTATTGAACAGGTAAAAGGTATCGTATGTtaactttttttcaatatgTTTGATGGAACGTTAGCGATATTATTTGTGACTAtccattaaaagaaatgttggAATTTCACCAAAACCATAAAGGATTTGCAACAATACTAGTAACGGTTGTAGAAGAACCACAGCATTTCGGagttgttttatttgataaacaaaaaaaaattacaagtttTATTGGTGCGTTAAAATagttctaaaataaatatttcaattttttttttaaatacaataatcttctttttttagaaaaaccAAAACACTTTGTTGGTAATTCTATAAACGCTGGTTTGTATCTATTTAACAAAtctgtttttcaatttttaaaggtattttttttttggttggTATCCTTCGACGTTGTTTTATTAACAAGTTTTCTTGATAGCCAGAACCAACATCCattgaaaaggaaatttttcCTTCACTTGTAAGTCaaggaaaaatgtattgtCTTGAACATAAAGGCTATTGGTGAGACAAGAAAGAAACTGTAAGAATTTCTATAAtgtgtatattcttttttcgtaTGTTTTGAATAGGATTGATATCGGTCAACCAGCTGAATTTATACGTggtacagaaatttatttagaacaaATCGCTACAGGAAAggtacaacaaaaaaatcaattggGTTTCCATTTTGTAAATGCTGAAAATAGATATCGCCAATTCTACCGGAAACTTTGGCGAAAGGACCCAATATACAAGGGAATGTCATTATTCATCCCACAGCCACCATAGCATCGAATTGCCTCTTAGGGCCTAACGTTGTTGTTGGTGCTAATTGTCATATAGGAGAAGGAGTccgtataaaaaattcttctattttGGACTCTGTTCTATTAGAAGGGTATAATGTTGTAGATGAGTCTATTGTTGGTTGGGAATctaaaattggaaaatgggTAAAGGTTTCTTCAATACAAAGAATCatgtaaagtatttttatttttctaggCTTATATTAAAGGTTTAACTGTGATAGGACGTGATGTGACAGTAGCTCCTGAATGCTTTGttaatcaaagtattattttaccGCATAAAAAAGTTGGTAATAGTATTTTCACTCCAAATCAAATTATCATGTAAAAATGAAGCCTTAATTCCATTTCTTATCCAACTAAACAAGACTTTAAGAGCTTCACGTGTACACGATTTTGTTATGTGATTCCTTATgctaatttgtaattttttgggtattttaaaaaaaagattatattttgttaattgcACATTTTCTTGTAGCAAAAGAAAGTGTCAAATTGACTAAATTTACTGTTTACAAGTAAAACAGggttttcaatgaaaattgttatccctttttttttttaaaaaaaaggagtcTTATTGATGTTTGTCAATGTTTCTTACGTGAATTAATGTCATCTTGCActacattatataaaaaagtatagaGCATTTTTAGCctgaatagaaaaaaattggaattcaTGTAGAAAAGAGTTTAACAAGTGGAATCGACGATACATTGTAAATGTGATTGACGTCAAGCGGCGTGTACTTCAACAAGTGAGTGCATGCTGCATGCGGTACACAGAGAATGGACCAGAAATATATTGATGAATGGGAGTGTGCGTGTGTTCTATTGATGCATAACAGGTCGGGAATGCAAGGTTCTCATTTTTCAGGTGATTTGTCGAACCGGTGGAGTTGTGAAAACTTTCAAGAGtgctttattttaaaaaagaatcaacaAAAGAATGCGTTACACATAGAgaataaaatgacaaattcTTTTGTTGATGTACAGCCGTCATCTAAACGATTATGTTTAGATGTTCTTCAATCGCATCCAAAAaccaataaagaaaattatatttgtaatgaaagcatgtacgaaaataaaactaaaggACTGCAtagttttcaaaaatctttatttaaagaaaaaaaaaatcaatcttCTGTCAATAAAGAGCATTATAGCTTGGATCAATTAACATCTTGTGAATTAGCTGATGTACCAAAAACGGGA encodes the following:
- the LOC128884235 gene encoding uncharacterized protein LOC128884235 gives rise to the protein MKAIILMGGYGTRLRPLTLSVPKPLIHFCNKSIIEYQISALTKVNVTHVILAVSYQPEFIETNLEDLRRKFNIEITCSVEEIPLGTAGPISLAEKLLSVSPHEYFFVLNSDIICDYPLKEMLEFHQNHKGFATILVTVVEEPQHFGVVLFDKQKKITSFIEKPKHFVGNSINAGLYLFNKSVFQFLKPEPTSIEKEIFPSLVSQGKMYCLEHKGYWIDIGQPAEFIRGTEIYLEQIATGKISPILPETLAKGPNIQGNVIIHPTATIASNCLLGPNVVVGANCHIGEGVRIKNSSILDSVLLEGYNVVDESIVGWESKIGKWAYIKGLTVIGRDVTVAPECFVNQSIILPHKKVGNSIFTPNQIIM